One Serpentinicella alkaliphila DNA segment encodes these proteins:
- a CDS encoding flagellar FlbD family protein, with product MIRLTRFNESVFVLNAELIQTIEETPDTVITLVNGQKILVLEDSQKVIEKVVEYKRNIFTSHSLGEFSKEKEV from the coding sequence ATGATTAGATTAACCAGGTTTAATGAGTCTGTGTTTGTTTTGAATGCTGAGCTAATTCAAACAATTGAAGAGACTCCAGATACAGTTATTACTTTAGTTAATGGTCAAAAGATTCTAGTTTTGGAAGATAGTCAAAAAGTTATAGAGAAAGTTGTTGAATATAAAAGAAATATATTTACTAGTCACTCTTTAGGGGAATTTAGCAAAGAGAAAGAGGTGTAG
- a CDS encoding flagellar motor protein: MDLATIIGIVVGLVFVVAGILVDGDLLTYLNLPSILIVLGGTVSATFVAYPLSRVLAAMKIVSKAFSSNDVEPSEIIGKVIGLANTARKEGLLALEEAASEIDDKFLQKGIMLIVDGTDPELVRNLLETELNFVEERHKEGQGIFEAMGSYAPAFGMIGTLIGLINMLRSLDDPSTIGPSMAVALITTFYGSLLANLIFLPIANKLKLRSKEEIMRKEIMVEGLLSIQAGENPRIIEEKLKAFLPPKLRESMEKEEGVKA, from the coding sequence GTGGATTTAGCAACCATAATTGGAATAGTTGTAGGATTGGTGTTTGTAGTAGCTGGTATTTTAGTAGATGGGGACTTATTAACATACCTAAATTTACCATCGATTCTAATTGTACTGGGAGGGACAGTTTCAGCAACGTTTGTTGCATATCCTTTATCTAGAGTACTTGCGGCAATGAAAATAGTTTCAAAGGCTTTTTCTAGCAACGATGTTGAGCCTTCAGAAATCATAGGGAAAGTTATTGGATTAGCAAATACAGCAAGAAAAGAGGGTCTACTGGCTCTTGAGGAGGCAGCAAGTGAGATTGATGATAAGTTCCTTCAAAAAGGAATTATGTTAATCGTTGATGGAACTGACCCTGAGCTCGTAAGAAATCTTCTAGAAACAGAGTTGAACTTCGTTGAAGAGAGACATAAGGAAGGTCAAGGAATTTTTGAAGCTATGGGTTCTTATGCACCGGCATTTGGCATGATAGGTACCCTTATTGGACTTATAAATATGTTAAGATCTTTAGATGATCCTTCTACAATTGGACCAAGTATGGCTGTAGCACTTATAACAACATTTTACGGTTCTTTGCTAGCGAACCTAATATTCCTACCAATTGCAAATAAGTTAAAATTAAGAAGTAAAGAAGAGATTATGAGAAAAGAGATAATGGTTGAAGGTTTACTTTCAATTCAAGCCGGTGAAAATCCTAGAATTATAGAGGAAAAGCTAAAAGCATTCTTACCACCTAAATTAAGAGAGTCAATGGAAAAAGAGGAAGGTGTTAAAGCGTAA